The window TCAACAGTTCAGGGACCATACTATATGTTAATCAACAATTTGAAAATATTTTCGGGTATGCTAATCATGAAGCAATTGGCCAGGAAATAGAGTTTTTACTCCCGGAAAAATTGAGGGAAAAACACAAATCTCACATCAAATCTTTTTTTCGCTCATCCAATTTCAGGCCCATGGGGAAAGGGTTGGAATTATTTGGACAGAGAAAGAATGGAGAAAATTTCAATGTTGAAATAAGCCTTATACCCGTCCTATCCAATGGAGATTCTTTAGTAATGGCTTCCATAAGAGATGTTTCACAACAAACAAGAATTGAAACAGAGCTGGAAGAAAGCAACAAGCGTAATGCCATCTTCATTCAGCAATCACCTTATGCAATAGCCATGTTAGACCAAGAAATGCGGTATATGGCCGTTTCTAAAAAATGGATTAAAGATTATGTCTTGAAGGGTGAAGAAATAATAGGGAAATCTCATTTCAAAATTTTCCCTAACATTGAGGAAGATCGGAAGCAGATTTATCATAGATGCTTGACAGAAAAAAGAATTTTTAAAAAAGAAGAGCTAATAATAGGAGATGACGGGAGCAACAAATGGATTAAATCTGATGTACGCCCTTGGTATGCTTCAGAAAATAAAGTAGGTGGGTTACTCATTCATACTGAAGATATCACAACTATAAAAAATGAAGAGAATGAGAAAAAAAGGATTGAAGCCATCTTGGAAAAGACCAACGAAATTTCAAGAATAGGAACATGGGAATTTAATTTAGAAGAAGAAAAGTTAATCTGGAGTAAGGTGGTTCGTGAAATTCATGAAGTCCCAGAAGACTTTGTACCGGATGTCAATACAGCCATCAATTTTTATAAAGAAGGGAGAAGTCGTGAATTGATAAGTCAAGCGGTTAAACATGCTTTAGAAAAAGGAGATTCTTATGATTTGGAGATTGAATTGGTCACTGCAAAAGGAAATGAAGTATGGGTGAGAGCAATTGGACAAGCAGAGTTTATTGGAGGACAGTGTAAACGAATATTTGGTATTTTTCAAGACATCACTTCGGTAAAAAAAGCTGAAATAAAGCTAAGTCGTGTCAATGAGGAGTTAAATGCCATGTTAAACTCTGAATTGGTTTCAGTGATCGGCACAGACAATCAAGGTACAATCAATCACTTCAACCGGGGAGCTGAAAAAATGCTTCAATATTCTAGGTCTGAGATGATAGGTAAAAAAACGCCTCAAGTATTTCATACCATAGAGGAAATGGAAAAAGCTAGCGTGGAAATTTCTAGAAAGGTTGGTAGAAAAGTTTCCGGCTTAAGTATTTTTACAGAAATTGCAAACCAGTATGAACATGGTGCTCAAGAATGGACCTATGTTAGAAAGGACGGCAAACATATTTCAGTGCTTCTAGCGCTCACTTCATTAAAAAATAACCAAGGAGAAGTTTTTGGCTTTTTGGGTATCGCTACTGACATTACTGAATTAGTGGAAAATCAAAATAAACTAAAAAAGGCAAATGAAAATCTAGAAGTATTGACTGAAAAACTCACTTCTCAAAACCTTCAACTTGCCAATTTCGCTCACATCACTTCTCATAATCTGAGAGCACCTGCAAACAATTTGAATTCCCTACTCCAATTCTATCATACTAGCGAAGGGCAGGAAATAAAAAGCACCATTATTGAAAACTTTGAAACTGTCAGCAAACATTTAATTAGCACTTTGGATAATTTAGTTGATTTACTAAAAATTCAACATGAGGGTTCCAAAAAAATTGAAATACTGACCTTTAATGAAGTATTGGAAAAGACCAAAGAGATGCTGGTTGGCCATATTATGGAATCAGATGCACAAATAATTGCAGATTTTTCCCAAGCACCAAAAATAACCTTTAACCGTATTTTCTTGGAAAGCATTTTCCTGAACCTTGTAGGAAATGCCATAAAATACCGATCTCCAGATAGGAAACCTATCATTCAATTGCAATCCAAAAAAGAGTCTGGTCGTATCCTACTTTCGGTAAAAGACAATGGTTTAGGCATTGACCTAAAAAAACACGGAAGAAATTTATTTGGCCTTCATAAAACTTTCCATGAAAACAAAGAAGCCAAGGGAATAGGGTTATTTTTAACAAAAAAACACGTAGAAGCAATGGGCGGCATTATCACAGCCAAAAGTGAAGTAGGGCTTGGAACTACCTTTACCATAAAATTTTAAATCAAAACTAAACGTGGATTTTGTAGATTTGGTAAATCTCGATTTTTTAAGTTTAATAAAGTAAAATTCCCTCATCATTTCCGAAATTTGTCTAAAAAAAAGAAATGAATTGGATCGTATTGATTTTTGCCGGATTGTTTGAAGTAGCCTTCGCTTTTTGTCTAGGAAAAGCCAAAGACAGTGCAGGAAATGAAATGTACCTTTGGTATGCAGGATTTATCCTTGCCCTTTTCATCAGCATGAGTTTTTTGATCAAGGCAACCCAGTCTTTACCCATAGGAACTGCCTATGCCGTTTGGACGGGAATTGGAGCAGTTGGGACAGTATTGGTGGGGATTTTGGTTTTTAAAGAGCCTGCCACATTTTGGAGAATCCTGTTTCTTACAAGCTTGGTAGGCTCCATAATAGGGCTAAAGGTAGTTTCCAATTAATTAGCCTTTTAAAATTAAATGAGGATTTATAAGACCCTAGAAAAATGTTGGGCTAAAGCCTGTATATTCCTTAGGCTATTCCAATCCCCCAGCTAAAGCTGGGGGCTATTGACTTTTTTATGATCGATTCGAAAGGTCAATTGAAAATGTAAAACCATTTACGTTTTTGCCAAAATTATTATATTAATGCACCCCCTCAATAAGAACGGGCTAAAGCCAGTTTGTAAATTGGTTAAAAAGTTTCATCCGGCTTTAGCCAAAAATAGACTGAGAATGAATTTTATATTAATCCTCCCTTTTCTTAACAACTCTATGGCTTCGACAAGCTCAGCCACCGGTAGCTTAATTTGCCAACGCTCATAGCTCTTTTCTAATCCTTAATTTATCTCCATAAAATCAATTTTATCAATCTCCTTCATTAGCCTAGCTGTTTCTGAAAGGGCCACAATGATTTTTTGGTAATGTAAAATGTCCTCAAACTCCAATTGACGACCTTTGCGGTCTTTGAGCCACTTCTGGGCAGGCTGGTAACCACCGATGCAAAAGACCCAGGGGATCTCAGGCACATTGTCAAAATACTGGGTAGCATTGATATAAACTTTACCTTCTTTATATATGGGTTTTACGACTTCGTTATCCCCATCAATAGGATATTGGGTAATGTATTCCTCGACTTTAGGGCTTTCTAATAAATGGATTTGCCGTATTTCTCCGCCCAATTTCACCAATTGCCAAAAGGTTTCCTGATCTTCCGGATAAGGCACTCTTGGGAAATCTATCTTTAAAAATTCTTTGTACTTCTCCCGGTAACTTGGGGAATGCAATACCGCATAGATATAATCCAAAAGGTCTATTGGAGCAAAATTTTCTCCGGATGCTGAGCCTGTCGAAGTATCCTTCTCGGGTATAAAATTCAACCCCAATTTCTCAGCTATTTGCTTTACTATTTCTGGGTTTAGGTTTGGGATTCTGAATGATTCACCCGACTCATTAATGGTTTCTTGATAATTATTTTCTGAATATAAATATAAAGGAGAACAATAACTACCGTCATATGGTGTCGCAATTTTATGTTGACCTAGCGGGATATTAGTAGTGAACACTGCAAAATTTTCCTTAGTCTGCCTCGTAAATATTAATCCTAAATTATCATTTAAAAGATTATCATTTAACTCTGGTCTATGGTAATCAAAGGCATAGCTTCCATATAACATAAACCTTTTATCGAACGGGCGATAAAGACATTTGACAGGCTTTGAATTTTTGCTTATACTTTTCCGCGCTTTTTCTAAGCTCCAATCACGGTTGTCTAAAAGTCTATATTTTTTCCGAAGGTTGATTGTATCTAAATCATCATTAATAAAATCATTAATTCTTATTTGGGCATCACTTTCCCGAAAAGCAATTGCAAATCCATCCCTATGAGAATTTGGTCCAAGAAGACATATATCAAATAATACATTTAGAAAAAAACCTTGGCTATAGTCTTCTTCTGCTTCAAAGTCCTTTTGATTGAAGTAATATTTTGGTAATATATTTGGAAGCTCTTTATAGGGGACTGTTTTAATTGAATTTTCGTTTAAAAAATGATACTTCAATTCTCGTTTACCATATAAATCATAGTGAAAAACCTTTCCTAACTCAGTTAGATTTTTTCTTCCTGTTTTAACAAATATATTAATGGAAACTCCCTGTTGAATATCGAAGACATTAGTATCTACACTTCCGTCAGGTGCAGTTTCTTTTTTCTTACTGTTCCCATGTAAATCAATGGTGTAAATTTTATCGTAGGTTTTTAGCAGATGCCAACGCATTCCTCGAAAAGTAGGATTGTCTAAGAATCCGTGTGGATTGATAAAAGCCAAAACCCCACTTCCATTTTTCTCAATATAATGCTGCCCATACCGCAAAAATTTTACATAATCATCATTTATCCATTTTGGGTTTCGTTCTTTTAATTTTTCCTTTCCACCCGGCTCCTTTTTATAGTCTTCCATTAGACTCATTATCCATTCGCCTTTGTTCGCACTTTCTCCACTGTAGGGTGGATTCCCAATTACACACATTACGGGCGTATCTCGTTTGATATGGTTGGCTTCATTGGCTTCTGTACTTAGCCAGTTGGCAAATAAAGTTCCTGTATCCTTATTGTGTTCTTCCAGGCTATTGGTCAGGTAAACTTTAAACCGCTGATTGGAGGTTGGTTTGAATCCTGTTTCGGTCAATAGCAAATCCAATTTCAAATGCGCCATGGCATAACTCGCCATTAGCAATTCAAAACCGTTTAGCCGTGGCAATAAATGCGTTTCCACATAATTGCTCCATATGCCCTGTTGCCCTTCAAACTTCTTGTGAATGTGTTTGACCACTTCAGCAAGGAAAGTACCTGTACCTGTGGCCGGGTCGAGGATTTGTACCTTATGTACTTCTTTATCTACTTGTTTATATCCTGTAGCTGATCGTTTATCGGGTGTTTGGCTGTTTACTTTTATGGTCGTTTTGCTGGTGTCTGCAAGTCCCTGAGGTAAATCAAATTCTGTTTTTAGGATATCATCTACAGCCCTCACTATAAAGTTTACCACGGGTTGGGGTGTGTACCATACGCCACGAGATTTACGCAATTTGGGATCGTATTCGCTTAGAAAGGTTTCGTAAAAGTGGATAATCGGGTCTTCCATTTTGGTGGATTTCCCGTAGTTCTTCAAAATCTCCTCCACATTACAAGCCATGAAAATTTCTGTCAAACTATCCACTACCCACTTGATACGGTCGTCAATGTCCGGCCCGGCTATATAGCCAAAGAGCTTTCGCAAAAAAGGATTGGACTTTGGAATAAGTTCGGCCGCTTCCTGCCTGCTGAAATTCTCCAAAGTAGGATCATGCAAGCGTGCAGCAAACATGCCATATGCAATGGTTTGCGCATAGACGTCTGCAAATCCTTGTGGGGTGATGTCATGAATCAAGATTTGCTTGAAAGCCAGCATTTGATCTTTCAGGGTACTGTCTTCCTGGTTTTCTTCATCACTTGTAAGGGCTTTGCCTATAATGTCTGAAAGAAGGCGGGCTTTGCCTGCCATCATTTCAGCCAATTTCTTTGGACTCTTTATGGTTTGCCCAATATGGCTACCAAAGTCTTTGATTAGGTTTTCAAAGCTATCAAAGTTATCCGGTAAAGGTTTTATCCCCTTGTCCGTGATTTCTGCAATGGGGATTTTGGTAATGAATTCCCCTTCCCTGTACAGGTGGAAGTGGAGGTAGTCCGTAAAAATCAAATTGTTCAATGAAGCCTTATAGCGGTCAAACTGCTCCTTGTTTCCGGTTTTCTTTGTGCCATCAAGGTCTTTGTCTCCTATGTCTTTGGCTTCTATAAAGCCAACAGGGATATCTCTTTTGGTCAGGATATAATCGGGTGCACCACAGCTTTGTCTTTTGGGTTCATTGGTGGCACTGATGGTTGGTACCAAGGTTTCTAAAAGCTGTTGCAAATCCCCTCTAAAAGTATGTTCGGTAGCATAACCAAGTTGGTACCTTTTGTCTAAGCTGTCAATGTATTGGTCTATTGTCATTTATTTTCTTGATTTGTATCAAAGCGCAAGGTTAAGCAGCTCTTTTGGGTTTAATGAAGGTATCTTTTTTTATACTGGCAATCATCTGAGTAAAAATAGCCATTTATACCGAAGCATTCCTGAATATCTCAAACCTTATTATGCATAGTTCTTTTGTTTTATTTAATTGGAAAAATCCGGTTGTTCAAAACCCCATCAAGAACATCTAGATTAGATTTATATATTTTAAGCCTTTTTTCAAGCTTAATTCTAAAATATCTTTTCTCCATTTTAATCGCTTTTATATTTGTTGAGCAATGATTTAGAAATACAATTGCCTCTGCCATAGTAGGATTTGATCGATCGACATGGGCATTTTTGAAAAATGGATCGATAAAAGTTTTTTCAAATTCAAACAAATTATATTTTCCATTATCAAGATAAGGTTCAATCTCACTTAACATTAATTTTTTTATATTTTCAGCAGCAACATGTTGTGCCGTGCCTGTCGTGTATGTATTAAAAGCAAAGTCTAAATATTTACCAACTGATAATCTAAAGTCATTAAAACTCTTTTGAAATTCGGACATAAATGGATTTATAGATATTTTTAAACTAGAATAAACTTCTTTAACACCAATCGAATTAGATTCAATGATTTTAATTATGGATTTAATTTGACCTGCTAGAATAATTGCTTCTTTTTGTTCCGTACCCTTAACTTTTTGTTTTAGGAAGGGTACCAAAGTCCGTCCATCTAAGGCTTTAAATTCATCACATTCAAGAGCAACTACGAATTGCAAATCTTGAAATTCAAATGTATTCTCATCATTAAGTGGTATAAATTCTTCTAGAATTTTTATTTGGCGTTCTAAAGGTTCCCTTAATTGGATTAAGTTTTCAACCCATAGATTACCCTCATTTTCAATTCTTTTATCGTCTATATAGTTATCATACCATTTATTTAAAACAAACCCAATAATTATTGAAAGAATAGAAACTATTGGTGTGACAAGGTCAACACCGCCTTCAGGAATATTATTATTTATAATAACCCGTTTTCCATTTGGTGATTGCGCTATAATTGGACTAACCTCT of the Cyclobacterium marinum DSM 745 genome contains:
- a CDS encoding DMT family transporter, which codes for MNWIVLIFAGLFEVAFAFCLGKAKDSAGNEMYLWYAGFILALFISMSFLIKATQSLPIGTAYAVWTGIGAVGTVLVGILVFKEPATFWRILFLTSLVGSIIGLKVVSN
- a CDS encoding type ISP restriction/modification enzyme, coding for MTIDQYIDSLDKRYQLGYATEHTFRGDLQQLLETLVPTISATNEPKRQSCGAPDYILTKRDIPVGFIEAKDIGDKDLDGTKKTGNKEQFDRYKASLNNLIFTDYLHFHLYREGEFITKIPIAEITDKGIKPLPDNFDSFENLIKDFGSHIGQTIKSPKKLAEMMAGKARLLSDIIGKALTSDEENQEDSTLKDQMLAFKQILIHDITPQGFADVYAQTIAYGMFAARLHDPTLENFSRQEAAELIPKSNPFLRKLFGYIAGPDIDDRIKWVVDSLTEIFMACNVEEILKNYGKSTKMEDPIIHFYETFLSEYDPKLRKSRGVWYTPQPVVNFIVRAVDDILKTEFDLPQGLADTSKTTIKVNSQTPDKRSATGYKQVDKEVHKVQILDPATGTGTFLAEVVKHIHKKFEGQQGIWSNYVETHLLPRLNGFELLMASYAMAHLKLDLLLTETGFKPTSNQRFKVYLTNSLEEHNKDTGTLFANWLSTEANEANHIKRDTPVMCVIGNPPYSGESANKGEWIMSLMEDYKKEPGGKEKLKERNPKWINDDYVKFLRYGQHYIEKNGSGVLAFINPHGFLDNPTFRGMRWHLLKTYDKIYTIDLHGNSKKKETAPDGSVDTNVFDIQQGVSINIFVKTGRKNLTELGKVFHYDLYGKRELKYHFLNENSIKTVPYKELPNILPKYYFNQKDFEAEEDYSQGFFLNVLFDICLLGPNSHRDGFAIAFRESDAQIRINDFINDDLDTINLRKKYRLLDNRDWSLEKARKSISKNSKPVKCLYRPFDKRFMLYGSYAFDYHRPELNDNLLNDNLGLIFTRQTKENFAVFTTNIPLGQHKIATPYDGSYCSPLYLYSENNYQETINESGESFRIPNLNPEIVKQIAEKLGLNFIPEKDTSTGSASGENFAPIDLLDYIYAVLHSPSYREKYKEFLKIDFPRVPYPEDQETFWQLVKLGGEIRQIHLLESPKVEEYITQYPIDGDNEVVKPIYKEGKVYINATQYFDNVPEIPWVFCIGGYQPAQKWLKDRKGRQLEFEDILHYQKIIVALSETARLMKEIDKIDFMEIN
- a CDS encoding PAS domain S-box protein, coding for MSFSRGPLGIKAANQIPELLVYWDTNEICQFANTAFLKWLGKSSEKVIGKLTLREALGQSYQKQITHLEKVLAGHQQNFTLEIKNKQVTSHFFSVRYTPDIENDKRLGFTAFYSPQTGILSNAIKKPISINLHENILEFAPDAIVIINSSGTILYVNQQFENIFGYANHEAIGQEIEFLLPEKLREKHKSHIKSFFRSSNFRPMGKGLELFGQRKNGENFNVEISLIPVLSNGDSLVMASIRDVSQQTRIETELEESNKRNAIFIQQSPYAIAMLDQEMRYMAVSKKWIKDYVLKGEEIIGKSHFKIFPNIEEDRKQIYHRCLTEKRIFKKEELIIGDDGSNKWIKSDVRPWYASENKVGGLLIHTEDITTIKNEENEKKRIEAILEKTNEISRIGTWEFNLEEEKLIWSKVVREIHEVPEDFVPDVNTAINFYKEGRSRELISQAVKHALEKGDSYDLEIELVTAKGNEVWVRAIGQAEFIGGQCKRIFGIFQDITSVKKAEIKLSRVNEELNAMLNSELVSVIGTDNQGTINHFNRGAEKMLQYSRSEMIGKKTPQVFHTIEEMEKASVEISRKVGRKVSGLSIFTEIANQYEHGAQEWTYVRKDGKHISVLLALTSLKNNQGEVFGFLGIATDITELVENQNKLKKANENLEVLTEKLTSQNLQLANFAHITSHNLRAPANNLNSLLQFYHTSEGQEIKSTIIENFETVSKHLISTLDNLVDLLKIQHEGSKKIEILTFNEVLEKTKEMLVGHIMESDAQIIADFSQAPKITFNRIFLESIFLNLVGNAIKYRSPDRKPIIQLQSKKESGRILLSVKDNGLGIDLKKHGRNLFGLHKTFHENKEAKGIGLFLTKKHVEAMGGIITAKSEVGLGTTFTIKF